From the Clupea harengus chromosome 15, Ch_v2.0.2, whole genome shotgun sequence genome, one window contains:
- the gtf2h5 gene encoding general transcription factor IIH subunit 5, which translates to MVNVLKGVLVECDPAMKQFLLYLDETCALGKKFIIQDLDDTHVFILAEVVHVLQERVGELMDQNSFPVTQK; encoded by the exons ATGGTCAACGTGCTGAAAGGAGTTCTTGTGGAATG TGACCCGGCCATGAAGCAGTTCCTCCTGTATCTGGACGAGACGTGTGCGCTCGGGAAGAAGTTCATCATTCAGGATCTGGACGATACCCACGTGTTCATCCTGGCGGAGGTGGTGCACGTCCTACAGGAGCGGGTCGGCGAGCTGATGGACCAGAACTCCTTCCCTGTGACCcagaaataa